From Mucilaginibacter rubeus, a single genomic window includes:
- a CDS encoding PH domain-containing protein, with amino-acid sequence MTQNDDILLKPAMLFAFLKALPLMLLAITFLLLAWWLSPYFILFSLAVCGVAWYRLLYIRSFQYLITTEYIRMTRGIFFKRVDQLEMFRVKDYIITQSFILQLFKLMYLTLKSTDPENPVIQFIGIPESAITDTIRDRVQQSRHHNNIYELN; translated from the coding sequence ATGACGCAGAACGATGATATTTTATTAAAGCCAGCAATGCTGTTTGCATTCCTGAAGGCTTTGCCGCTGATGTTGCTGGCCATCACTTTTCTCTTACTGGCCTGGTGGCTGTCGCCTTATTTTATCCTTTTCAGCCTTGCGGTTTGCGGCGTAGCCTGGTACCGGCTGTTATACATCCGCAGTTTTCAATATTTGATCACTACGGAGTATATCCGCATGACGCGTGGTATATTCTTTAAGCGTGTTGACCAACTGGAAATGTTCAGGGTGAAAGATTACATAATTACCCAATCGTTTATTCTCCAACTATTTAAACTCATGTACCTGACACTGAAAAGTACTGACCCTGAAAACCCAGTAATCCAGTTTATAGGAATCCCTGAATCTGCCATCACCGACACCATCAGGGATAGGGTGCAACAGTCTCGTCATCACAATAATATTTACGAATTAAACTGA